One stretch of Paenibacillus sp. FSL R5-0341 DNA includes these proteins:
- a CDS encoding aspartate aminotransferase family protein, whose protein sequence is MSSVDQQPQPLGSTKEEWLEKDRKYVWHHISPHNDHPMIAVSGEGSWITDQDGTRYLDAMSGLWCVNVGHGREEIARSAYEQMKTLAYVPMTQSHEPAILLAEKLNEWLEGEYRIFFSNSGSDANEVAFKIARQYHHQNGEPTRHKFISRHRAYHGNSMGALGATGQAARKIKYEPLGVGFSHVPPPYCYRCPFGRNKDGCGLECATIYEEVIRWEGPETVAAVIMEPVITGGGMIVPPPDYMRTVQEICQRYGVLLIVDEVICGFGRSGQKFGHQNYGVQPDIVTMAKGMTSAYSPLSATAVRADLYDTFRETGPDAHFRHVNTFGGNPVSCRVALANLAILERENLVSRAEELGYLLREKLEPLLELSVVGDIRSFGFACGVELIEADGSPAEADKVMKVLTSCKRDGILIGKNGDTVPGFANILTISPPFVTTEEELDLIAGSLLVALRSLDAG, encoded by the coding sequence ATGAGTTCTGTGGATCAGCAACCTCAGCCGCTAGGCAGTACGAAGGAAGAGTGGCTGGAGAAGGATCGCAAATACGTGTGGCATCACATCTCGCCTCATAACGATCATCCGATGATTGCAGTAAGTGGGGAGGGCAGCTGGATCACCGATCAGGATGGTACACGTTATCTGGATGCGATGTCTGGACTGTGGTGTGTGAATGTGGGGCATGGCCGTGAAGAGATTGCGCGGAGTGCCTACGAACAGATGAAAACACTCGCTTATGTACCGATGACGCAGAGTCACGAACCGGCGATTTTGCTGGCGGAGAAGCTGAATGAATGGCTTGAGGGGGAGTATCGGATATTCTTCTCCAACTCGGGTTCAGATGCGAATGAAGTTGCTTTCAAAATAGCCCGTCAGTACCACCATCAGAATGGTGAGCCTACTCGGCACAAATTCATCTCCCGTCACCGTGCCTATCACGGCAACTCCATGGGCGCACTGGGCGCTACCGGGCAAGCCGCCCGCAAGATCAAATACGAGCCGCTCGGCGTAGGTTTCTCTCATGTTCCGCCACCGTATTGCTACCGCTGTCCGTTTGGACGAAACAAGGATGGATGCGGACTCGAATGTGCAACCATCTATGAAGAGGTGATTCGTTGGGAAGGTCCTGAGACGGTTGCCGCAGTAATTATGGAGCCGGTAATCACAGGAGGCGGCATGATTGTGCCCCCGCCGGATTATATGCGTACCGTACAAGAAATCTGTCAGCGCTATGGCGTGCTACTCATTGTAGATGAGGTAATCTGCGGTTTTGGCCGCTCTGGGCAGAAGTTTGGTCATCAGAACTATGGCGTACAGCCAGACATTGTGACGATGGCAAAAGGCATGACCAGCGCCTATTCGCCATTATCAGCAACGGCCGTGCGAGCCGATCTGTATGACACGTTCCGGGAAACCGGACCGGATGCCCATTTTCGCCATGTGAATACCTTTGGCGGGAATCCCGTTTCCTGCCGGGTGGCACTGGCGAATCTGGCGATTCTGGAACGAGAGAATCTGGTCAGCCGGGCGGAAGAATTGGGATACCTGCTTCGTGAGAAGCTGGAGCCACTGCTGGAGCTGTCCGTTGTGGGGGACATCCGTTCGTTCGGATTCGCCTGTGGGGTGGAGTTGATTGAAGCAGACGGATCTCCTGCGGAGGCGGATAAAGTAATGAAGGTGCTCACCAGTTGTAAAAGGGACGGTATCCTGATTGGCAAGAACGGCGATACCGTACCGGGGTTTGCAAACATTTTGACGATCTCCCCACCGTTTGTCACCACCGAGGAAGAGCTGGATCTGATCGCTGGAAGTTTGCTCGTTGCGCTACGTAGTCTGGACGCAGGGTAG
- a CDS encoding ABC transporter substrate-binding protein: MLGACSTKSEPATEPVTASSGGSGEADKPLTKVKIQLKWVPQAQFAGIYAAKEKGFFTDEGIDAEIIPGGPDIVIEQQVVNGAADVGITGVDSLLVSRDNGLPLVSLAQISQKSSYRLIAKKSLGITDPAQMKGKKVSTWFGSQQFQVLAFMEKNGLDPKKDIELVKQGFTMDQFFNDQVDVATATIYNEYHVVLESGTKESDLDVFNIEDVGVGMLEDTLIAKKDWVDSNRELAVKVTRAILKGWNYAIDNQDETVDIVMSNVTEGSTTREHQVTMLEEIAKLIRPEGFTEQQVGSFVDESFTRTADIALNYGLIKKAANLDEALEKSIYEEAVIDMTK, translated from the coding sequence ATGCTGGGTGCATGTTCTACGAAGTCCGAGCCGGCTACTGAGCCTGTCACTGCAAGTTCAGGAGGGTCAGGAGAAGCTGATAAACCCTTAACCAAAGTGAAGATTCAACTGAAATGGGTGCCGCAGGCGCAGTTTGCCGGGATCTACGCAGCGAAGGAAAAAGGTTTTTTTACAGATGAAGGCATTGATGCCGAGATTATTCCGGGTGGTCCGGATATCGTGATTGAGCAGCAGGTGGTCAATGGCGCGGCTGATGTCGGGATCACAGGAGTAGATAGTCTGCTGGTCAGCCGGGACAACGGTCTGCCGCTTGTCTCGCTCGCCCAAATCTCACAGAAGAGTAGCTATCGCTTGATCGCCAAGAAGTCTCTAGGCATTACTGATCCGGCTCAGATGAAAGGCAAGAAGGTCAGTACCTGGTTCGGCAGTCAGCAGTTTCAGGTGCTCGCGTTCATGGAGAAGAATGGCCTAGATCCGAAGAAAGATATTGAATTGGTGAAGCAGGGATTCACGATGGATCAGTTTTTCAATGATCAGGTTGATGTGGCGACGGCGACGATCTATAACGAATATCACGTGGTACTGGAAAGTGGAACGAAAGAATCCGATCTGGATGTGTTCAACATTGAAGATGTCGGTGTTGGCATGCTGGAGGATACGCTAATTGCCAAGAAGGATTGGGTAGACAGCAACCGTGAGCTTGCGGTTAAAGTGACCCGTGCCATTCTGAAAGGCTGGAATTACGCCATCGACAATCAGGATGAGACGGTGGATATCGTGATGAGTAATGTGACGGAGGGCAGCACCACCCGCGAGCATCAGGTAACGATGCTGGAAGAGATTGCGAAGCTGATTCGCCCGGAAGGATTTACAGAGCAGCAAGTCGGCAGCTTTGTGGATGAGTCATTTACCCGAACTGCAGATATTGCACTGAACTATGGTTTGATCAAAAAAGCCGCAAATCTGGATGAAGCGCTGGAGAAAAGCATCTATGAAGAAGCGGTAATTGATATGACGAAGTAA
- a CDS encoding nitrilase-related carbon-nitrogen hydrolase has product MGKISIGLIQASHEIEGSAPVEVHKEAAVQKHIALVREAAARGAKIIGLQEVFYGPYFCTEQSPKWYASAEPVPEGPTTRRFQELAKELAVVIILPVYEVEGIASYYNTAAVIDADGSYLGKYRKHHIPHVEAGEGTNGFWEKYYFKPGNLGFPVFDTAYARVGVYICYDRHFPEGARLLGLAGAEIVFNPSATVAGTSEYLWKLEQPAHAVANGYYVAAINRVGVEAPWNMGEFYGQSYLVDPRGRMVAIGSRDQDEVVIGEMDTEMIREVRNVWQFYRDRRPETYEHLVSL; this is encoded by the coding sequence ATGGGAAAAATCAGCATCGGATTAATCCAGGCTTCTCATGAGATTGAAGGTTCGGCTCCCGTTGAGGTGCACAAAGAAGCTGCGGTTCAGAAGCACATTGCGCTGGTCCGTGAAGCTGCTGCAAGAGGGGCCAAGATCATCGGGTTGCAGGAAGTATTCTATGGACCGTACTTTTGTACAGAGCAAAGTCCCAAATGGTATGCATCCGCTGAACCGGTACCGGAAGGACCGACGACCAGACGTTTTCAGGAGCTGGCAAAGGAGCTTGCGGTGGTGATTATTTTACCCGTGTACGAGGTGGAGGGCATTGCTTCGTATTACAATACGGCGGCTGTCATTGATGCAGATGGTTCATATCTGGGGAAATATCGCAAACATCATATCCCGCATGTGGAAGCAGGTGAGGGTACGAATGGGTTTTGGGAAAAGTATTATTTCAAACCAGGTAACCTCGGGTTCCCGGTATTTGATACGGCCTACGCCAGAGTCGGCGTGTACATCTGTTATGATCGTCATTTTCCGGAAGGGGCTCGATTGCTCGGGCTAGCGGGGGCAGAGATTGTGTTCAATCCGTCCGCTACGGTTGCGGGGACATCGGAATATCTGTGGAAACTGGAACAGCCTGCTCACGCGGTAGCTAATGGGTATTATGTAGCGGCCATCAACCGAGTTGGTGTGGAAGCGCCATGGAATATGGGTGAATTTTATGGACAGTCGTACCTGGTCGACCCGCGAGGCAGGATGGTAGCGATCGGCAGTCGGGATCAGGATGAGGTCGTTATTGGCGAGATGGATACGGAGATGATTCGTGAGGTGCGTAATGTGTGGCAGTTCTATCGCGATCGCAGGCCGGAAACGTACGAACATCTGGTTAGTCTGTAA
- a CDS encoding methyl-accepting chemotaxis protein yields MMFDWLGWRKGLPLWRSYRLNAHMKEDVEQIFEGIAETRRQLMMNWADEQWNHLDRLLHQIQSVRPQDVLPGSSHISKLDAWFQSSYIRAVDSTELFMLNEQNQVVFSTYKKHIGQIYADYEALIGPGLNYSRADIHGKKCLYGPYSDPLTLDIGPRSSAFHDDVTLLFINPILQEGRYVGSLCSRVPGDVLGDLIQRESGHIYPDSGDNYLFMAESKLRPHLQPGTALSRSRFEDRTFTHGENLKDGVTTEWGIVSVKEHTELELMFTDPSTGQLHPGVANTIQNGSNLFVAFPGYSDYRHISVIGKGITFQLPHCPDRWGMMCEGDLEEVYRIRSIGWRQFKQHSLFTLLSGVAGAALVYALTGSGWSAAAMAAFNVLFGFFTALQLHRSHYRRVHDDLRRISRFIRINAEGKGDLTQRLNTSDFAQDESGELAKWINNMIDSLEGIMLKVQLATVDVMDNQYQMRTSTETTQGTTERVNYKLGSMIQAIRTQLEDLDQAKIAADHMRITLQQLESSATEQISVAQQEVERIGDKMIQISGAVSDTNRTILSFMDTMKEIYRALAVIDEISAQTNLLALNATIEAARVGEHGQGFSVVAGEIRKLADLSRSSTENIHQILDRISTAAGAASQLITEGDQVLAEGTTLVQAASQLLQNATAEEPERTQVVDQVVMLMENIAAISHQNRSTSAEVEAEMMELIRDMLQVQHSSHNVEAITVFLQQLVGQFHLNHPAKNAVI; encoded by the coding sequence ATGATGTTTGATTGGCTGGGATGGAGAAAAGGATTGCCGCTGTGGCGATCGTATCGGTTGAACGCACATATGAAGGAAGATGTGGAACAGATTTTTGAGGGGATTGCCGAAACGAGACGGCAGCTCATGATGAACTGGGCAGATGAACAATGGAATCACCTGGATCGTTTGCTTCATCAAATACAGTCCGTTCGACCACAAGATGTACTGCCAGGTTCATCTCATATAAGTAAACTAGATGCATGGTTTCAATCCAGTTATATCCGAGCCGTTGATAGTACGGAGCTATTTATGCTGAACGAACAGAATCAGGTGGTATTCTCTACATATAAGAAACATATTGGACAGATCTATGCAGATTACGAAGCTTTGATTGGACCAGGATTGAATTACTCCCGAGCAGATATTCATGGGAAAAAGTGTTTGTATGGCCCTTATTCCGATCCACTGACGTTGGATATTGGACCACGCTCGTCCGCTTTTCACGATGATGTCACCTTGCTGTTTATCAATCCCATTCTACAGGAAGGTCGATATGTTGGTTCATTATGCAGCCGTGTTCCCGGAGATGTCCTGGGTGACCTGATTCAACGTGAATCAGGCCATATCTATCCCGATTCTGGTGACAACTATCTCTTTATGGCTGAGTCAAAATTACGGCCCCATCTGCAGCCCGGCACCGCCTTGTCCCGAAGCCGCTTCGAGGATCGTACTTTTACACATGGGGAAAATTTGAAAGATGGTGTCACCACCGAATGGGGTATCGTTTCCGTTAAGGAGCATACGGAGCTGGAGCTCATGTTCACCGATCCATCGACTGGCCAGCTACACCCCGGAGTAGCGAACACCATTCAGAATGGCTCTAATCTGTTCGTTGCCTTTCCCGGCTACTCGGATTACCGCCATATCTCTGTCATTGGCAAAGGCATTACCTTTCAGTTGCCACACTGTCCTGATCGTTGGGGCATGATGTGTGAAGGGGATCTGGAGGAAGTATACCGGATACGGAGCATCGGCTGGCGTCAGTTCAAGCAGCACAGTCTCTTCACGCTTTTGTCAGGCGTTGCAGGAGCGGCCCTTGTCTATGCCCTTACTGGCAGTGGATGGAGTGCGGCAGCAATGGCAGCTTTTAATGTGCTGTTTGGATTCTTCACTGCATTACAGCTGCATCGCAGCCACTATCGACGGGTTCATGATGACTTGCGCCGCATCAGCCGATTTATTCGAATCAACGCTGAAGGCAAAGGTGATCTTACTCAGCGCCTGAACACGTCTGATTTTGCCCAAGACGAATCAGGTGAACTGGCGAAGTGGATCAATAACATGATTGATTCTCTGGAAGGCATTATGCTGAAGGTACAACTTGCCACGGTAGACGTTATGGACAACCAGTATCAGATGCGAACCTCAACAGAGACAACCCAGGGTACGACTGAGCGTGTGAACTACAAGCTGGGTTCGATGATTCAGGCCATTCGCACCCAACTGGAAGATCTCGATCAGGCCAAGATCGCTGCCGATCACATGCGCATAACGCTGCAACAACTGGAGAGCTCTGCTACCGAACAGATCAGCGTGGCTCAACAGGAAGTGGAACGAATCGGCGACAAAATGATCCAAATCTCCGGAGCGGTGTCCGATACCAACCGTACCATCCTGTCCTTCATGGACACGATGAAAGAGATTTACCGTGCACTGGCTGTCATTGATGAAATTTCAGCTCAGACCAACCTGCTCGCTCTGAATGCTACCATTGAAGCTGCACGCGTGGGCGAACATGGCCAAGGGTTCTCGGTCGTGGCGGGTGAAATCCGTAAGCTGGCCGACTTATCCCGCTCTTCCACCGAAAATATCCATCAGATTCTGGACCGAATCTCAACTGCAGCAGGAGCGGCGTCCCAATTAATCACAGAGGGAGATCAGGTGCTGGCTGAAGGAACGACACTGGTTCAGGCCGCTTCGCAACTTCTGCAAAATGCTACCGCTGAAGAACCTGAGCGCACGCAAGTCGTGGATCAAGTGGTCATGCTGATGGAGAATATTGCTGCAATCAGCCATCAAAATCGGTCGACTTCCGCTGAGGTAGAAGCAGAGATGATGGAGCTGATCCGTGATATGTTGCAGGTTCAGCATTCTTCGCATAATGTGGAAGCCATTACGGTCTTCCTGCAACAACTTGTGGGACAATTCCATCTGAATCACCCCGCCAAAAATGCTGTCATCTGA
- a CDS encoding ABC transporter ATP-binding protein translates to MSSISSATVPEACHIDVDHVSVVFGTGSQQVTALSDVTFQIQSNEFVSLLGPSGCGKSTLLRLVGDLLQPTSGTVRIAGQEPERARLQRQFGIVFQTPALFDWRTVRHNVELPLELLGTRRKECHRISSELLEMVGLTRFADHYPWQLSGGMQQRVSIARALALDPPLLLMDEPFSALDEFTKEKLQLELLEIKRSTGKTFLFVTHSIPEAVFLSDRIIVLSAHPGQLHSIHSVNLPSERHSELRETEDFYHMITTIRNCFYEERDESHVPAVL, encoded by the coding sequence ATGTCCTCCATATCCTCAGCTACAGTCCCCGAAGCCTGTCATATTGATGTTGATCATGTGTCCGTTGTCTTTGGTACAGGGTCACAACAAGTCACTGCCTTGTCGGATGTTACATTCCAGATCCAGTCTAATGAGTTTGTCTCTCTGCTAGGTCCTTCCGGATGTGGCAAGTCGACCTTGCTCCGGCTGGTAGGTGATCTACTTCAGCCCACCTCAGGCACCGTTCGCATTGCAGGCCAAGAGCCTGAGCGGGCTCGGCTACAGCGGCAGTTCGGCATCGTCTTCCAGACACCTGCCTTATTCGATTGGCGCACCGTTCGTCACAATGTGGAATTGCCCTTGGAGCTGCTGGGTACCCGCCGTAAGGAGTGCCATCGCATTAGCAGTGAACTGCTTGAAATGGTGGGGCTCACCCGCTTCGCCGACCATTATCCATGGCAGCTCAGTGGAGGGATGCAGCAACGGGTATCCATTGCACGTGCCCTTGCGCTTGATCCGCCATTGCTGCTCATGGATGAACCCTTCTCCGCCCTGGACGAATTCACCAAAGAAAAACTTCAATTGGAGCTGCTTGAGATCAAGCGCTCAACAGGCAAGACCTTCCTCTTTGTCACACATAGCATCCCTGAAGCCGTATTTCTGTCCGACCGAATCATCGTGCTCTCGGCGCATCCGGGACAGTTGCATTCCATTCATTCCGTCAATCTGCCTTCCGAACGTCATAGTGAACTGAGAGAAACGGAAGACTTCTATCACATGATTACAACCATTCGCAACTGCTTCTACGAGGAGCGTGATGAATCTCATGTCCCTGCGGTTCTTTAA
- a CDS encoding M20 family metallo-hydrolase codes for MQTTTGRLINQLRLNERIEQLSQIGRIAETGVCRLALTPEDMDGIIQVRLWMEKAGLTTRLDAFGNLIGRLEGADQALPILMIGSHIDSQPYGGRYDGAIGVLGALEAVQCLIENGIQPLMPIEVVAFCDEEGSRFNKGLFGSRGITGQLEEGELERQDKNGVTRREALEAFGCSPSDFEEATYPPGSIGSYLELHIEQGPVLEALNAPVGLVTGISGPLWLTVTMKGMAGHAGSVPMGMRHDALVGSAKVIAAFDDMVREDPEAPTVGTVGSLRVFPDSRNIIPEEVSFTVDLRDMEMERRNRLEARLMNMLDDVSSRYGLTYSLTEDTNSEPRYCAEPIMSVIRTSAEEIGITLPELMSGPFHDALALSLVCDYGMIFVRSKDGISHHPSEYSSPEDIGLGTEVLYRTIRRMCSGMKQPSILPEEAL; via the coding sequence ATGCAGACCACGACAGGCAGACTCATTAATCAGCTTCGCTTGAATGAGCGAATTGAGCAGTTGTCACAGATTGGCCGAATCGCGGAAACGGGTGTCTGCCGACTTGCCCTGACCCCGGAAGATATGGACGGCATCATACAGGTTCGTCTCTGGATGGAAAAGGCCGGTCTGACGACGCGACTTGATGCCTTCGGCAATCTGATTGGTCGTCTGGAAGGGGCGGATCAGGCCCTGCCGATCCTCATGATTGGTTCCCACATCGACTCTCAGCCGTATGGCGGTCGCTATGATGGAGCAATTGGTGTGCTCGGTGCACTTGAAGCGGTGCAATGCCTGATTGAAAATGGCATTCAGCCTCTAATGCCGATTGAGGTAGTTGCCTTTTGCGATGAAGAGGGTTCCCGTTTTAACAAAGGCCTGTTCGGCTCACGTGGCATAACCGGTCAGTTGGAAGAAGGCGAACTGGAGCGGCAGGATAAAAACGGAGTGACTCGTCGGGAGGCGCTGGAAGCCTTTGGCTGTTCTCCTTCGGATTTTGAAGAGGCGACCTATCCGCCAGGTTCCATAGGCAGTTATCTGGAGCTGCACATTGAGCAGGGGCCGGTGCTGGAAGCGCTGAATGCACCAGTAGGTCTGGTGACGGGCATCTCGGGCCCGCTGTGGCTTACGGTGACGATGAAAGGCATGGCCGGTCATGCTGGCTCCGTTCCGATGGGGATGCGGCATGATGCTTTGGTAGGCAGCGCCAAAGTCATTGCGGCTTTTGACGACATGGTGAGAGAAGACCCGGAAGCTCCAACCGTAGGTACGGTGGGAAGTCTGAGGGTGTTTCCAGACTCGCGTAACATCATCCCGGAGGAAGTCAGCTTCACGGTTGATTTACGAGACATGGAGATGGAGCGCAGGAACCGGCTTGAAGCCCGATTGATGAACATGTTGGATGACGTGAGTTCCCGATATGGTCTAACCTACTCGCTGACAGAGGATACGAATAGTGAGCCGCGGTATTGTGCAGAGCCGATCATGTCGGTGATTCGTACATCCGCGGAAGAGATCGGGATTACTTTGCCAGAACTGATGAGTGGTCCGTTCCATGATGCATTGGCCCTTTCACTTGTGTGTGATTATGGCATGATCTTTGTCCGTAGCAAGGACGGTATCAGTCATCATCCTAGCGAATATTCCTCGCCAGAGGATATTGGACTGGGCACGGAAGTGTTGTATCGCACCATTCGGAGGATGTGCAGTGGAATGAAACAACCATCCATTTTACCTGAGGAGGCGTTGTGA
- a CDS encoding ABC transporter permease subunit gives MSLRFFKPGYRSWVIIWIMAILVLWEGIAWILQLFLSPQQAASRLPYLHEVLAALFRYSGTLAEQGAVTFGNAAIGFAGGTMLGLGLALLMSGAVWLERTLSPYVVSSQMVPVIGLAPIVYGIIHNAEWARIVMAAYVTFFPIIIHTLKGLKSAAPEHLELMRSCGASLTARYIKCLLPSALPGLFSGMKIAAPLAVTSSIVVELMGAPDGLGVLMVSSLYYGHAQVGMFWATIMLSIGIGLISYLVISLAERWLTPWQPEFRAKGGDAT, from the coding sequence ATGTCCCTGCGGTTCTTTAAACCGGGATATCGATCCTGGGTCATCATCTGGATTATGGCCATATTGGTGCTGTGGGAAGGAATCGCGTGGATACTCCAACTATTCTTGTCACCCCAGCAGGCGGCGTCTCGCCTTCCTTATCTGCACGAAGTCCTTGCTGCCCTTTTTCGGTACTCGGGTACGCTCGCAGAACAGGGGGCTGTCACGTTTGGCAATGCCGCCATTGGTTTTGCAGGGGGAACGATGCTAGGTCTGGGTCTGGCTCTACTCATGAGCGGTGCCGTCTGGCTGGAGCGCACGTTATCGCCATATGTAGTGTCCTCACAGATGGTTCCGGTTATTGGTCTTGCACCAATTGTGTATGGCATCATCCACAACGCGGAGTGGGCGCGGATTGTTATGGCCGCGTATGTCACTTTCTTCCCGATCATTATCCATACGTTAAAAGGATTGAAAAGTGCAGCACCAGAGCACCTGGAGTTGATGCGTTCCTGTGGTGCTTCACTGACTGCGCGATATATCAAATGTCTGCTTCCCTCAGCACTACCGGGACTATTTTCTGGTATGAAAATAGCTGCTCCGCTCGCAGTGACTTCCTCCATCGTTGTGGAATTGATGGGCGCTCCCGACGGACTCGGCGTCCTGATGGTCAGTTCGTTATATTACGGTCATGCCCAAGTTGGCATGTTCTGGGCCACCATCATGCTTAGTATTGGCATTGGATTGATCTCATATCTGGTCATCAGCCTGGCTGAGCGTTGGCTGACCCCCTGGCAGCCTGAATTCAGGGCCAAAGGAGGTGATGCCACATGA
- a CDS encoding ABC transporter permease → MSEGRVLQRKRDEGVAIAAVTGTAAPLTGSQMTSASGSEIHGQQGQAEKARSGTGVRGRSIVLSMLPWGAGVMFLALWQLRLFHWIFSLESYQLPVPSAIAISIQENANMLFRYAMYSGTEMLGGFLLGSLLGALAAAGASFFPTSGRAAVTVLSALNAVPIVALAPIMNNWFGDGIWSRIAVVTVITMAAMAVSLFKGLTSIQPQYSDLLSGLAASRMQFFWKLRLPHALPSLFAGLKINMSTSIIGAIVGEFFIASQGLGYLLSDQIRLANMPLAWSCIVIAAALGIVLYEAVVLAEKRLIPWNRARTDP, encoded by the coding sequence ATGAGTGAAGGTAGAGTTTTGCAACGGAAGCGTGATGAAGGTGTGGCAATTGCTGCTGTAACTGGAACAGCTGCGCCCCTCACGGGTTCACAGATGACATCTGCTTCCGGATCGGAAATTCATGGACAACAGGGACAAGCCGAAAAGGCCAGATCGGGCACCGGCGTTCGCGGGCGCTCGATTGTACTGAGCATGCTTCCTTGGGGTGCAGGCGTGATGTTTCTCGCTCTCTGGCAGCTCAGGTTGTTTCATTGGATATTCTCGCTGGAAAGCTACCAACTGCCTGTGCCTTCTGCGATTGCGATATCCATTCAGGAAAATGCCAATATGCTCTTTCGATATGCGATGTACAGCGGAACCGAAATGCTGGGTGGCTTCCTGCTCGGTTCCCTGTTGGGTGCTCTAGCGGCAGCGGGCGCATCATTCTTCCCAACAAGCGGCAGGGCGGCGGTTACGGTTTTGTCGGCACTGAACGCCGTTCCGATTGTGGCCCTTGCCCCGATTATGAACAATTGGTTTGGTGACGGGATCTGGTCGCGTATTGCAGTCGTTACGGTGATTACGATGGCAGCGATGGCTGTCAGCCTCTTCAAAGGGCTGACTTCCATCCAGCCGCAGTACAGTGATCTGTTGAGTGGCCTTGCCGCGAGTAGGATGCAGTTTTTTTGGAAGCTGAGACTGCCTCATGCCCTGCCTTCCCTCTTTGCCGGTCTGAAAATCAATATGTCGACTAGTATTATCGGGGCCATTGTGGGTGAATTTTTCATCGCCTCCCAGGGTCTAGGTTACCTGCTCTCAGATCAGATTCGACTGGCGAACATGCCCTTGGCCTGGTCCTGCATTGTCATCGCCGCTGCGCTCGGTATTGTGCTGTATGAAGCGGTTGTTCTGGCAGAAAAGCGACTCATTCCGTGGAATCGTGCACGCACAGATCCATAA
- a CDS encoding NAD(P)-dependent oxidoreductase: MNSSGTTLSDYGWESRFAEMKPAMTGKEAMEESNRCLYCYDAPCIKACPTDINIPSFISKISTGHLKGSARTIMDANPVGASCARVCPTEELCEGACVLKESSKPIRIGDLQRYATDWARAKNEPLFQAAPANGRTVAVVGAGPAGLSAARELGRAGYEVTIYEAKPKGGGLNTYGIVSFRLPESVALWEVEQVEALGVQIRYGVRIGVDIPASQLLEQHEAVILACGMGSVPMLDIEGETLEGVYDAIELVESTKQGVPPALNGLKVAVIGAGNTAVDAATCSVRLGAERVQMLYRRGESQMTAYAFEYTFAKQEGVEFRWFTMPQRIIGDENGRVQAVECVKMELITPPGGGRALPVPVEGSEFMIECDTVIRAIGQHRLLPLIEAFGLRHHWGVVEIEPHTYRTSHPQIYAAGDVIFGQGQGEAMVVSAAQQGKLAAAAVMKALPGQVEETA; encoded by the coding sequence ATGAACAGCTCAGGAACAACGTTATCCGATTATGGGTGGGAGAGTCGGTTTGCCGAGATGAAACCCGCCATGACAGGCAAGGAAGCGATGGAGGAGTCAAACCGCTGTCTGTACTGTTACGATGCACCTTGTATCAAGGCCTGTCCGACCGACATCAATATCCCTTCTTTTATTAGCAAAATATCCACAGGGCACCTGAAAGGTTCGGCCCGCACCATCATGGATGCGAATCCGGTTGGAGCCAGCTGTGCACGTGTCTGTCCCACAGAGGAACTGTGTGAAGGCGCATGTGTGCTTAAAGAATCGTCGAAGCCGATTCGAATTGGTGACTTGCAGCGTTATGCCACCGATTGGGCACGGGCGAAGAATGAGCCGTTATTCCAGGCAGCGCCCGCCAATGGGAGAACCGTCGCAGTTGTGGGAGCAGGGCCTGCGGGATTGTCGGCGGCACGTGAACTGGGGCGCGCAGGGTATGAGGTGACGATCTATGAAGCCAAACCCAAAGGCGGCGGGCTGAATACGTATGGCATTGTATCTTTCCGTTTGCCCGAATCGGTTGCACTGTGGGAAGTGGAGCAGGTGGAAGCGCTTGGTGTGCAGATCCGTTATGGAGTGCGTATTGGTGTAGATATCCCTGCTTCGCAGTTGCTGGAGCAACATGAAGCGGTCATTCTGGCCTGTGGCATGGGTTCAGTACCTATGCTGGACATCGAAGGGGAGACACTAGAAGGTGTCTATGATGCGATTGAACTGGTGGAGTCCACTAAGCAGGGTGTTCCGCCTGCATTAAATGGTCTGAAGGTCGCCGTTATAGGCGCGGGTAATACGGCGGTAGATGCAGCGACCTGTTCGGTACGTCTTGGTGCCGAGCGGGTGCAGATGTTATATCGACGCGGGGAAAGCCAGATGACGGCGTATGCGTTTGAATATACTTTTGCCAAGCAGGAGGGTGTGGAGTTCCGCTGGTTTACGATGCCGCAGCGTATTATTGGAGACGAGAACGGTCGGGTTCAGGCTGTGGAATGCGTGAAAATGGAGCTGATTACCCCACCTGGTGGTGGGCGCGCGTTGCCTGTGCCCGTGGAGGGATCGGAGTTCATGATTGAATGTGATACCGTCATCCGGGCGATTGGGCAGCATCGGCTACTACCATTAATCGAAGCGTTCGGGCTGCGTCACCACTGGGGCGTCGTCGAGATCGAGCCGCATACGTATCGTACCTCACACCCTCAGATCTATGCGGCAGGAGATGTGATTTTTGGTCAGGGTCAGGGTGAGGCGATGGTTGTCTCGGCTGCACAGCAGGGTAAGCTGGCCGCTGCCGCAGTCATGAAGGCGTTGCCTGGACAGGTGGAAGAGACGGCGTGA